Part of the Deltaproteobacteria bacterium genome, TTTGCCATTATTATTATGGGTTAGTGTAATAAAAATGAGTTTATCAACAGTCTGTGAAGACCTGACCCCAATTGGAGGAGAAATGTTATCCAAAGTGAAAAGAATTAAAAAGAGATTTGACGAAATAACAAATTTGCTTATTCAACCAGAAATAATAAGTGATATGGAAAAATATAAGAAACTTTCTTCGGAACGAAAGGCAATAAAACCTATCGTTGATGTGTATGAAGATTATTGCCGCATTTTAAAAGAGACAGAAGAGTGTGAAGAGATGTTGGCTGATCCTGAATTAAAGAAATTGGCACAGCAAGAAATAGAAACACTGAACAAACAAAAGGTAAGGTTAGAAGAGAAGATGAAAGTTTTGCTTATTCCACATGATCCGCTGGATGAAAGAAATGTGATATTGGAGATAAGGGCAGGGACAGGTGGAGGAGAGGCGGCACTTTTCGCTCATGATCTCTTCAAAATGTATACGGGTTATGCTTTAAGAAAAGGGTTTCAGATTGAGGTGATAAGTAAAAATCTGACTGAGATGGGAGGACTTAAAGAGGTTATTTTGAATATTAAAGGTAAGGAAGTATATAGATTTTTTAAGCATGAGAGTGGCATTCATAGGGTCCAGCGAGTGCCTGTTACAGAATCGAAGGGAAGGATACATACCTCAGCGGTAACTGTAGCTGTTTTTCCTGAAGCCGATGAGGTGGAAGTGGATATAAATCCAGATGATTTGAGAATAGATACCTTTAGAGCCTCGGGTCATGGTGGTCAACATGTGAATGTTACGGATTCTGCAGTGCGTATAACACATATTCCCACTGGCACTGTGGTGAGTCAACAAGACGAAAGGTCTCAATTTAAGAACAAAGTAAAAGCATTAAAAATTCTAAGGGCTAAATTGCAACAACATTACCAACAAAAACAGAAAGAACAAACGGAGGAATCGCGTAAAAAACAGGTGGGAACAGGCGACCGCTCAGAAAAGATTAGGACCTATAATTTTCCTCAAGGGAGGGTTACGGATCATAGGATAAATCTTACATTATACAAATTAGAATCTGTAATGGATGGTGATTTAGATGAAATAGTAGAAGCGCTGAGCATCTATGAGAAGCAGCAGGCACTAAAAGATCTTTAAAACCCGATATTGTATGTTTTAAGCTCCTGGGTTGTATTGATGTTCACCAAGGATTTTTCAGCTTTAATAGATACGATTTCTTCTTCTTTTATAATATTTAATTTAAGATGAGGTAAAATATCTCTTATCCGTCTTTCACCTTTTCTTATCGCTTCTTCTATTGTTTTTAAACAACTCTTTTTATATAAAGCATGCAATGTCTGGAATCTTTCTTTGTAAAAGGGAACCACTATATCTACATTGTCTCTTTTTTTCCACTCATATTCAATGAGTTTGGTATCAATGAATGGCATATCGCAACCGCAGACGAATATCCAATCTGTAAGTGCATTTTTCAATCCTGTATAGATACCACCCAATGGGCCAAGGTAGGGTATTTCATCTTTAAAGGTAGTAACATTTAATTTTCTGTATTCTTCTGTTTTGTTAGCTATAATTATTACTCTTTTGCATAAAGTCTTCAATGTCTCTATCTGATGTTGAATTACAGGTTTTCCCTCAAGTTTTAAGAACGCTTTATTTCTTCCTATTCTTCTTGACCCACCGCCGGCTAATATGACAGCAGTGGGTTTTTGTTGAAGATTACAGCTTTTAGATGACATTAAACAGCGGCGGTGAAATATTTCTTCTTTTGTTTATCAATATAAGTGCCTTTCAGATATATATTTTTCCAATAAGGGTCCAGAAGCTTTTTTAGTTTCTCATCAAATTCTATAAGTCCTTTATTGTATTCTTCATCCTCTAACGCTTGTTTTGCATATTCATCTTCGGGCTGGGCGTTATATTTTTTTACCAGTTCTATGGCTGTTTTATGATGGTCTCTTATGGGACATCCCATAATATAATTACCTACCTCAGCTGGCGGTCTCTTATATCCATACTTATCTTGCCATTTTCTCACTGCTTCAAAGAATGGTTGATTATATACATCATTTAAGTTTTTACCATCTTTGTATGACTCCAATATATTTACAGGTGAATATGGATAAAAAGCACATGGTGTTACAATTCCGTTCCAGTCTATATACAAATATCCTCCTTCTCTACCTGAGGCAATACATCCTGTGGCTAAGACACCACTGTTCCAGAAATCGGGATAGAACAATTTCTTTTCCCATAGTATTTCTCTTTCCCTCTTGAACAGTTTTAACCTTTGCTCCGGTGTAATCATTAAATCCAATGTGTATTTATCTCCTATCGGCATATATTGGAATAACCATCCATAAGTTGCCTTTTGTTTTTCGAAATAGAAATCGAGAAATTCATCGCTTACCAGAAGCTCCGCATTATGCCGCGTGGGTGTTACAGATATACCAAACGGCACACCATACTCCCTCAAGTATTCAAATGCCTGCATTATCTTTTTGAATACACCTTTTCCTCTTCGCGCATCTGTTTCTTTTTCAAAGCCCTCTACCGAAACGGCAGGTGTAACATTCCCCAAATCTGCCATTCTTCTTGCAATTTCTTTAGTAATTAATGTTCCGTTTGTATAGAACATAAAGAAATTCTCAGGATACTTTTCTACCATATCAAGAATGTTTTTCCCTTCGCTCTGGTAGATGAAAGGTTCTCCTCCTGTGATTACCGTAAAATGGGAACCCCAAAACTCTGTTTTCTCTTTTATTATACGATCAAATAAATGAAAGGGAATAGTTTCTGCCGATTTTGAGTCAGAAGAAGCATAACATCCGATACAATGGAGATTACACCTCTTGGTAGGCGCAATGACCAAAAATGCAGGGGGGTCTCTCCTGTATTTTTCTTTAAATGCTTTAAATTTTCTTTCTTTTTCTTCGTTAGGCAACATCAGATATTTTGCAAATACATGGATCATTACATTTACAACATTTGGTGACAAAAGTCCTTCTCTTATCCTTTTGTCTACCATTTCAAACAGGTTATTCAACACTCTGACTTTTTCTTTCTGCATCTCTAGTGGTCTATTTTCTATATTTTCTATAACCAGTTTCTTAAACGCTAAGGTTTCTCCTTGTTTGAGTAAAAAAGACCTCGTAGTTTTGTAACTCATCATTATTTTACCAACATCCGTGGTAACGTTAGAAAGAGTGCTTGTAAACTTTCTTAAGTTCATTTGATATTCTCCTCTTACTTACATTTCATACTTTTTACATCAGGCAAACCAACATTTTTTACATCATTCAAGAATGATTTTAAAAAGTCGGATCGCAATCTTATGTATTGGTCTATCAACTCTGTTAAAACTTGTGCTACGGATTTCCCCTCCAAAGAACTTATTGCCTTTAGAATTTTGGCTTTTTCCTCTTCAACTCTTACTGTAAACCCTCGCATTCTACACCTCTCTTATAATTATGCATCAATAATATTATAATGCAATGATGCAAAAAGTCAAGTTTAGTAATATAGATTATGGTTATTATCTAAGAAAACTGAGGATTACAATAATGTAAATAGACCTCTCTTGGAGAACTGGTTTTTTCGCAAACTTGCAAAAAAAACCACAAGAAGGGAAATCTCAAACCTTATAAGGCTTTCTTTACAACAAAGAGATGTAATGTTTGATTTAGTAAGAGTAAACTACAACGATTTAGATCTTTCTTCTATCTCTTCAAACACACTGAATACATTTTCCAATGCTGTACTTATCCACTCCTTGCTATCGTTTATATATCCTTCAATTAATGTTCCCGTTCCCATCTCTTCTTTTTCTTTAAATAAGAGATAGCTGACAAATCCTATGATGCCACCAACAATAAGAGAAGAAGAGAAATCAAGGAGCTTCTTTCTAATAAGACGAGACAAAAAAATATTGGATAGAACTACAGTACTTCCCACCGCAGTTGCTTTTATTCCACTTCTTTCTACATTTATCAAGTCTATTGGTGCTAAATATAGTCCATATTCAGAAGCAATTTTTGCTCGGCGTTTAATGTTTTCCCATTCTTGTTTGTTTTTAGTTATATACTCTTTACAATTTTTCTCCACAAAATTTGTTAAATCGGTGAGCATAGATTGGAGATTACTCTTCCCCCAGTCTTCCAATTTTTTCTTTAAATCTTCCAAAACATCTTTTTCTGGAATTATTTGTATAGAATAATCTGTTTTTAATGTAGATGTAAGCTCACTTAGTTTGTTGTTATATTTTTCCAATATTTTTTTCATGTTTTCACCTCTTTTTTAATATCTCTTTCTTCTATTTCC contains:
- a CDS encoding radical SAM protein; the encoded protein is MNLRKFTSTLSNVTTDVGKIMMSYKTTRSFLLKQGETLAFKKLVIENIENRPLEMQKEKVRVLNNLFEMVDKRIREGLLSPNVVNVMIHVFAKYLMLPNEEKERKFKAFKEKYRRDPPAFLVIAPTKRCNLHCIGCYASSDSKSAETIPFHLFDRIIKEKTEFWGSHFTVITGGEPFIYQSEGKNILDMVEKYPENFFMFYTNGTLITKEIARRMADLGNVTPAVSVEGFEKETDARRGKGVFKKIMQAFEYLREYGVPFGISVTPTRHNAELLVSDEFLDFYFEKQKATYGWLFQYMPIGDKYTLDLMITPEQRLKLFKREREILWEKKLFYPDFWNSGVLATGCIASGREGGYLYIDWNGIVTPCAFYPYSPVNILESYKDGKNLNDVYNQPFFEAVRKWQDKYGYKRPPAEVGNYIMGCPIRDHHKTAIELVKKYNAQPEDEYAKQALEDEEYNKGLIEFDEKLKKLLDPYWKNIYLKGTYIDKQKKKYFTAAV
- a CDS encoding molybdenum cofactor guanylyltransferase, with the protein product MSSKSCNLQQKPTAVILAGGGSRRIGRNKAFLKLEGKPVIQHQIETLKTLCKRVIIIANKTEEYRKLNVTTFKDEIPYLGPLGGIYTGLKNALTDWIFVCGCDMPFIDTKLIEYEWKKRDNVDIVVPFYKERFQTLHALYKKSCLKTIEEAIRKGERRIRDILPHLKLNIIKEEEIVSIKAEKSLVNINTTQELKTYNIGF
- the prfA gene encoding peptide chain release factor 1, which gives rise to MLSKVKRIKKRFDEITNLLIQPEIISDMEKYKKLSSERKAIKPIVDVYEDYCRILKETEECEEMLADPELKKLAQQEIETLNKQKVRLEEKMKVLLIPHDPLDERNVILEIRAGTGGGEAALFAHDLFKMYTGYALRKGFQIEVISKNLTEMGGLKEVILNIKGKEVYRFFKHESGIHRVQRVPVTESKGRIHTSAVTVAVFPEADEVEVDINPDDLRIDTFRASGHGGQHVNVTDSAVRITHIPTGTVVSQQDERSQFKNKVKALKILRAKLQQHYQQKQKEQTEESRKKQVGTGDRSEKIRTYNFPQGRVTDHRINLTLYKLESVMDGDLDEIVEALSIYEKQQALKDL